In Gemmatimonadota bacterium, the DNA window TGGATGCACCTGTTCAACGTCTATTTCAACTCCAAACGATTGATCTTTTTTTGTAGGCCAGCACGCGTTATCCCCAGTTCTTTAGCCGTATGCGTAATATTGCCCTCGCATTTCTCGAGCGCATCCATAATCAACCGTTTCTCATATTCCCGAACACGATCTCGTAAACGTTTTTGGTATTCGACAGAGGCACCTGACACCGCGTGGTCGACAGCTTCTGAAAACAAATCGGACGTGATTTCACCACCTTCTTCTGACAATGCTACCGCAAGTCGAACCTTATTTTCCAACTCGCGCACATTGCCCGGCCAGTCATAACTTGTGAGCGCCCTGATTGCACCCACTGTCAGCCCTCCAACCGACTTGTTTGAATCTTTTTTTGCTTGGGTGAGCAGGTGTTCGGCCAATAACGGCACATCTTCAATGCGTTGTCGCAAAGGCGGCATAGCGATCTGAATCCCGTGCAACCGATAATACAAGTCTTCGCGGAAAGAACCTTTTTCAACTTCCTTTTTTAAGTCCCGATTGGTCGCTGCAATAATGCGCACATCTACTGCGCGATCCTCTGTTTCTCCCACACGCCGCACTTCTCCTTCTTGTAACACCCGCAACAAACTCCTTTGTAACTGTGGCGAGGCATCAGCGATTTCATCTAAAAAAACCGTACCTCCATTGGCCGCCTCAAAAATCCCCTTATGATCTTCAGTCGCTCCTGTAAATGCGCCTTTTTTGTACCCAAACAACTCGCTCTGCAACAACTCTGGTGAAAATGCAGCACAATTTTGCGACAAAAATGGCTGGTCTTTGCGCGTGCTATTGTAGTGTATGGCACGCGCTGCCAATTCTTTGCCCGTACCTGTTTCGCCTTGCACAAGCACGGGTATATCACTTTGTGAAGCGCGTTCGATAAGATAGTAGATCGCCTGCATCGCATCACTTTGCCCGACCAGGTCGTCAAGCTGGTACTGCCTTTCGATCTCTTGCTGCAAATATTGCGCTTTTTCTTCCAATTGTTCGTACATCCTCGCATTGACCAGTGCCATCCCCACCAGATTCGCAAATGCTTGTAAAAACGTCTGGTCTGATTCAAAAAATGCGTTGCCTATGCCGCGATGATCCACATATAGGGCACCCATCGCACCTTCATTAAGATGGAATACGGGTACGCACAATACAGACCGAATGTGGTAGTCTATTACGCTTTGGTACCGATTGAATCTTTCGTCTATCTGGGCGTCAATGCTCAAGATGGGTTCATTTGTCTCAATAACCCGACGAATAATCCCCCGACTCAGTGCTTCTGCATCATCTGATTCTACATTGTAGTAGCGTACCGCATCAACCACAAAGCCTTTTTGGGTCTCATTTTTTATCGCAACAAGCACCCGTTCTGCTGGATAAACAGCTAACAAATTACCCAAAGTTCGATCCAATAATACTTTGACATCGCGCTCTGTGGTCAATTCCCTGCTCACAGCGTAAAGCAAGCGCCAGCGATCAACAGACAACGTATCGACTGAAATTTTAGAACTGAATGCGGCATTATTGCCGCGGCCATCTTTGTCGTGAGATAATTGATTTAATAGCACCTGTGTTTTCTCCAAAAAATAGGACATTTCCATTTCTCCAAATGCCTGTTTTGCCCCTTCGAGATACTCCGTAGCTCTTGTCATATCATCGCGCTGGAGATAAATCTCCCCTACCATCAGCAATGCCCGCGCCCAGTGATCGCCTTTGGATTCTCTTCGGCATTCAATCGCCTGCTCAAACGCCTGTTCAGCCTCCGCAATCCGCCCTGCTTTGTCTAAAGCAGTGCCAATACCACAATACACCAGGGGCAATATGCCTGTGTACATACCCGATGTTTGTTGCACACCTTCACTGGCTTTTTCTGCCCATTCAAGAGCTACTTCTGTATCTCCCGTCCTTGCAGCAGCCGTTGCCGCAATCGCATAAGCGCGATAGATATAATCTCTTCGCGGTGTTTGCAAAAAACGTTCCACAGAGGTCTCGGCATATTCCAATGCCTCGGCAAAATCACCGCGTTCCAGAGCCAATTCCCCAAGCCAGAGAAGATTCATTGCTTCCCAGTACACAACGCCTCGCTTATGCCATTCACCAATGACCTCGTGGCAAACGGCTTCCGCAAGATTGAAATTATTCAGATAAAAATAAACTCTTGGAAGAAAATTGAGTGCCCAAGTGCGATGGTGTTCAAACCCAAGTTGCCTAAATGTCTTTACAGCAGTTTCCAAATATCCCTTAGCTGTCTCAAATCGAAATCCCACCAATGCAGCTTGACCTTCTCTGCCTTGTATAAAAGCCTCATTTTGCGGGTCTCCCAGCATACTACGTTTCTCTATTTCCCGACGCATATATGCAATAGCATCTTTGTGTCGTTCAGACACATCACACAAATAAGCCAAACTAACTAACGCCTGAATTTCTCCGTCGATATCACCGAGTTTCTGATAAAGCTGTAATGCCTCCAGCATATATTCTTCTGCTATTTCTCCTCGTCTATCTAAGCTGTGAATACCACCTTCCCGATTCAAGATACGAGCCTTTAAGTCTTTCCGATCAGCAGGCAATAACGCCTGTGCCTCGTCTAAAAGTGCCAGTGCGCTATTGTGCTGACTACAATTGCACAACGCATCTGCATAATCACACAAAAAGTCGATGGCATCTGCAGGTGATTCAAAGGCGTTATCCGCTGTCCAATCCCACACAGCCTCGAACCGTATCCTTGCCTGGCGATACGCTTGTGTCTCCAATGCCTTTTGGCCTGCCCGACGCATATATTTCACAGCCTTATCCCGCTCTTCTGCCGCGGCAAAATGATCCGCTAATTCTTCCGTTAAGTCTTCTGCATGTTCCGTCTTTTCCAAAGCATTGCCAATTTCTCGATGCAACAACCGCCGCCGCACATCTTGCATACGATCGTAAATTGCCCGCCGACACAATTCCTGCGAAAATCGATATCGATCTTCATCCTTTCTACAAGCTGTCAAAAGCCCTTCTGCAATCAAGTCGTCCAATACATCCAGCAATTCTAACTCATCGCCGCGCCAAACCGTAGCCAATAATTCAAAAGGAAAATCACTCAGAAAAACACAGGCGTATTCCAGCACCCGACGTTGCACCGCAGGCAGCGTAGCTATGCGTCTGTGCAAAACCTCTGAAATATCATCGGACAACAAAGTTTCGGGAAATTCTCCCCACTGCCAATCGCCGGACCCATTCTGTCGAACCACATCGGCATTCACCAGTGTCCTTACCGCCTCCACGACAAACAGGGGTTGTCCACCTGTTTCTCTGAATAGGGATTGTAATGCATCTCGCGGTATGGATATTTCACCCAACATGGACGCCGCTAAATACCCCACTTCTTCACGGGGTAGATTTTTCAACTGAATCCGGGTCGCTTTAGCAAGTTCATTGCTGTGTATAAAATTCTCAATTTCCGCTGAAAGCGGCACCAGGTTAGGCCATCGACAGGTCAGGCATAACAAAAATGGACACGGGTCTGGATCGCGCAACACATACTGCAAAAATTCCAATGTTAATTCATCAAGCCATTGAATATCTTCCAAACACAACACAATGGGCTGTTTCTGTCGCAGACGTTTTAATAACTGCAACCAGCGCTCCATAACAGAAAACTTGTCCGATTCTGCAGGGTCGGGTAACTCTGCCACCAAATCCACCTTCCCTTGAAAAGCATCGACCAACGCACCGTATATTTGTCCACCCTCTTCCTGACTCGCCCCTTTCAAACACAGAAAATCATGGATCAAAGCATCGCCCAATAGTTCCTCAATAAGTCTCGTTTTTCCCACACCAGACTCACCGGAGATCAGAACCACACGTTGCTCGCCAGCCTGTACATCCTGCAACATCGTGCGCAACATCTTCATCTCGGATTCGCGCCCGATAAATTGCGGACGCATCACTTTTCTATGCACATCGCGCTGCTCGTCATCCGGCAGCACAAACCCCGATGATACCACACCATTTAACGCCTGCACCAGTTCCTCTGCCGACTGATAGCGATCAACAGGCTCCTTTGCCAGCAATTTCAGCACTATTTGTTGCGTCTGGGCAGGAATCTCGACATGGGCTTCACCTATTGGTGGCGGTGACTCTCGAATATGCTTCATAATAACAGATATGGGATTTTGTCCAGAAAAGGGTGGTACGCCCGTGAGCATCTCATATAGAATCACGCCCAATGAGTATAGATCTGACCGATGATCCACCCACAATCCCTTACCCTGCTCTGGCGACATATATTCTGCCGTGCCAATGGCTGTGCCTGTCTGCGTAATGGAAACGCTATGCAGATGCCTGAGTTTTGCCAGTCCCATATCCAGAATCGTGGTCTCAATCCCCTCTTCTGTTTTCAAAACCATAATATTGGATGGTTTGAGGTCGCGGTGCACCGCACCCTGCGTGTGGATATAAGCCAATCCCTCGGCAAGTTGTTGTATCAAATCGAAAAAGTGAGATGTCCGGAATTGTCCTAACAGCGCCTGATCGGCAATTATTTTTTCCAACGTCTTTCCAGGCAAATACTCCATTGTAAAATAGGGACGCTCTTCGGCAAAGCCCCAGGTGTATGTGCGGACCAGGCGCGGGTGCTGAAATCTGTTCAACACTTGAAATTCTCTGTGAAAACGGCGGTGCACAGCCTTCTGATCCACCATGGTATTCAAAATTTTGAGCGCGCACTCCTGGCCTTGCTCCAGGTCTAACACCCGATAGACTTCGCCCATGCCCCCGGTTCCCAGATGCGCCTGGATTTGGTATTGGTTGTTGAGAATCGTTCCGTTTTCAAACATACACGTTATTTTTTCAGGTATAGGAATACATACGTGTGCAAAATAATGGATACGCCAATACTTCGTGTCTCTTATTGTCGTAACCCTGGCGGCACGCTGCAAGTTATTAAATGCTATCAACGTGTATAAAAAATTAAAAAATTTATGAGAAAACAAATGCATATATGCATAATTATACAAAAATCATGCTTTCTGTCCTGCGAGAGTCGAGTTGAGCGCATCGCAATCACTATACCATCCGATTGACTTATCAATCTACTTAATCTAAATCAGATCCTGTGTGGCATAATACCGTTTGAGCCGAGCCAATAGAAACCATTGCAAAAGAATAAAACAGACAAAAAGAACTGGTGCTTCATAGGTCAACATCAAATCGGGATACCAGACGCGCATCAGACTGATAAAACCTGTGATTCCAAAAGCCAAAATTATGCCCAAGATCAGGACAGCCATTCCCCATATCTGTCGCCGCGTTCTTTGAAATCCATACAGGTCATATTTGACTTGCAACCACTGCAACATCGGTAAAAGAACGACCCACCACCCAAGGACACAGAATATTTCCAAAGACATATCTCCTTCAGACACAAACCCGACCTTTATACCCGCCAGGATACCCAGAACGCCCAGTACCAGAATAGATGCTACAAAAAAAGAAATATTTTGTACCAGCAAACTGCTATACCGAATCCACATCCGCTGGGTGCGCGAAAGTGGATAGGCATACCCTCTTTTCAGTGAAATAGGAGGAATGAAAAGATACATACAAATGCCGAAAAACACTGCAGTAAATATATCCCCGTCGATCTTGGAGTCCAACTGGTCAAAATAGAAAATCATGTGATAAACTATTTTTGACAGCGTCTCAAAATCATACGGAGACCGATCCCACAACCCGAACATATGCGTTATACTGTTAAGAAAAAAGAACACCATTGCAAATACTGCAGTAAATGCGGAAAGTGGCGATCCCCACCTACCCAGACCAGAATTTTCATACTGACCAGCACGCAGCCAGTTGAAGATGCCTGTACCGATGTGATCGAAGTGCCACAATCTGGTATTCGACTTTCGCCTGTTCATTGCATTCTTTTTCCAAAACTCCCGGGTTTGAGGAAAAAGGGTTAAGCGCAGTGGAAGAACCAGAGAAAATGGCTTACTGCGAAAAGCGGTCTGGTTAAAGGCGAAATAATGAGTTCCAATTGCGATAGCGAATGCGATGAGAGCCAACCCCAATATTTGTTGCTCTCCAAAAGCGAGTATCTCTTGCCACAAATAGGCTGATGTCAGCCCCAGGAACACGATAAAGCCACGGCACACGGAAGCCAATCCGGGATTCTGGATACCAAAATTCCAACCCCCTGAAAGGGCAAATCCGATACAATAGAGGCCCAGATTCAATAGCAAAATCGTTGACCAGGACGTATTGAGAGGTGCATAAGTCAGTGCGACCGTCCACGCTACAACGGAAAATAGTCCGACTGTTGCCGACCAGATCAGCAGACGCTTGCGAAAATGCGGCAGGGTCCAGGTGAGCATCCGATACTGGTTCTCGCCTACCATACTGCCGATAGTCCCGCCCCAAAATTCAAGAAAGAAAAACAAAACGAACACAGAGATCCGA includes these proteins:
- a CDS encoding protein kinase — encoded protein: MHLFSHKFFNFLYTLIAFNNLQRAARVTTIRDTKYWRIHYFAHVCIPIPEKITCMFENGTILNNQYQIQAHLGTGGMGEVYRVLDLEQGQECALKILNTMVDQKAVHRRFHREFQVLNRFQHPRLVRTYTWGFAEERPYFTMEYLPGKTLEKIIADQALLGQFRTSHFFDLIQQLAEGLAYIHTQGAVHRDLKPSNIMVLKTEEGIETTILDMGLAKLRHLHSVSITQTGTAIGTAEYMSPEQGKGLWVDHRSDLYSLGVILYEMLTGVPPFSGQNPISVIMKHIRESPPPIGEAHVEIPAQTQQIVLKLLAKEPVDRYQSAEELVQALNGVVSSGFVLPDDEQRDVHRKVMRPQFIGRESEMKMLRTMLQDVQAGEQRVVLISGESGVGKTRLIEELLGDALIHDFLCLKGASQEEGGQIYGALVDAFQGKVDLVAELPDPAESDKFSVMERWLQLLKRLRQKQPIVLCLEDIQWLDELTLEFLQYVLRDPDPCPFLLCLTCRWPNLVPLSAEIENFIHSNELAKATRIQLKNLPREEVGYLAASMLGEISIPRDALQSLFRETGGQPLFVVEAVRTLVNADVVRQNGSGDWQWGEFPETLLSDDISEVLHRRIATLPAVQRRVLEYACVFLSDFPFELLATVWRGDELELLDVLDDLIAEGLLTACRKDEDRYRFSQELCRRAIYDRMQDVRRRLLHREIGNALEKTEHAEDLTEELADHFAAAEERDKAVKYMRRAGQKALETQAYRQARIRFEAVWDWTADNAFESPADAIDFLCDYADALCNCSQHNSALALLDEAQALLPADRKDLKARILNREGGIHSLDRRGEIAEEYMLEALQLYQKLGDIDGEIQALVSLAYLCDVSERHKDAIAYMRREIEKRSMLGDPQNEAFIQGREGQAALVGFRFETAKGYLETAVKTFRQLGFEHHRTWALNFLPRVYFYLNNFNLAEAVCHEVIGEWHKRGVVYWEAMNLLWLGELALERGDFAEALEYAETSVERFLQTPRRDYIYRAYAIAATAAARTGDTEVALEWAEKASEGVQQTSGMYTGILPLVYCGIGTALDKAGRIAEAEQAFEQAIECRRESKGDHWARALLMVGEIYLQRDDMTRATEYLEGAKQAFGEMEMSYFLEKTQVLLNQLSHDKDGRGNNAAFSSKISVDTLSVDRWRLLYAVSRELTTERDVKVLLDRTLGNLLAVYPAERVLVAIKNETQKGFVVDAVRYYNVESDDAEALSRGIIRRVIETNEPILSIDAQIDERFNRYQSVIDYHIRSVLCVPVFHLNEGAMGALYVDHRGIGNAFFESDQTFLQAFANLVGMALVNARMYEQLEEKAQYLQQEIERQYQLDDLVGQSDAMQAIYYLIERASQSDIPVLVQGETGTGKELAARAIHYNSTRKDQPFLSQNCAAFSPELLQSELFGYKKGAFTGATEDHKGIFEAANGGTVFLDEIADASPQLQRSLLRVLQEGEVRRVGETEDRAVDVRIIAATNRDLKKEVEKGSFREDLYYRLHGIQIAMPPLRQRIEDVPLLAEHLLTQAKKDSNKSVGGLTVGAIRALTSYDWPGNVRELENKVRLAVALSEEGGEITSDLFSEAVDHAVSGASVEYQKRLRDRVREYEKRLIMDALEKCEGNITHTAKELGITRAGLQKKINRLELK